The genomic DNA GGTTTCGGTGCGAGTCGAGCCGCAGGTGTTCGACGTGCTGACACACCTCGTTCGGCACCGGCACCGGGTCGTGACGAAGAACGAGTTGTTCGACACGGTGTGGGGTGGCCGCTTCGTGGGTGAAGCAGCCCTGACCAGTCGGATCAAGGCAGTCCGGCGCGCGCTCGGCGACGACGGGGAGTCGCAGCACTACATCCGGACGGTGCGGGGCCGGGGCTACCAGTTCGTCGGGGTCCTCGCCGAACCCGAGGTCGATCCCGCCGGGCGCACGGTCGATGCCGACACGCGGGGGCCGGAGGTGGTCCTGCACCTCGGTGACGCCGTCGCACGACTGCACCGCACGTCGCCCCACCGTTTGCGCCGACCGCACGGGCATGGGCGGGCACGCTACCGCGTGGCACCCTCGACGCGGCGCAGGGAATTCAACGGTCCGCCGAGATGAGACCGTTCGCCCCCACGGCCATTACGCCAGGTCGGCTATGCTTCGAGAGCGGTCACAGGCGACGATCTCGGAACTCATCCGCCTACCATCTGCGCTGTCACAGTCGTCAGCTGCGAGACCACGGAGCGATAGAGGTACAGCGCACGATGACGGACTCTGGCCCGGGGCCACGGCGCATGAACGATTCGGCGGGGGCCGAACTCATGCGGGGCATCCACGACGCACACGGGCCGGCGCTGAACCGGTACGTGTTGCGTCTCACGCGTGGCGACCGCGGATTCGCCGAGGACGTCGTTCAGGAATCGCTGCTTCGGCTTTGGCAGAACGAGAACGTCCTCACCACCTACTCCGAGGAATCCACCCGGGCATGGCTGCACACGGTGGCCAGGAACCTGGTCATCGACGACCGGCGCAGTTCTCGCTTCAAGCGCGAGATGCAGACCGAGACCATGCCGGAGCAAACCTCTCCGGACATGTTCGGTCCCGCGGTGGACAAGTGGGTGGTGTCCGAGGCGTTGCGATCGCTGAGCCCGGAACATCGGGCCGTCTTGGTGAGGGTGCACTACCTCGGACAGACCGCCGTGGAAATCGGTCGCCTCGAGGGCATTCCACCGGGAACCGTGAAGTCTCGGCTGCACTACGCACTACGCGCGCTCCGCGCGGCGTTGGAGGAAAGGGGGGTAGTGCAATGACCTCCGACCGGGGCATGGCCGAGTGGGACGCCGCGTACCTACTCGGCGCACTCACAGCAGAGGAAGCCGCCGAGTACGAGCGGTATCTCGCCGATTCTCCTCGACGCGCGGAACTCCAGGACGCCGACGACATTCCCGGCATCCTGGACGTTCTGACCCCAGAAGAGGCGCTCGCTCTGATCGACGAGGCGTCGACATCCGAAGTACGGGGAGAGGTTGCCGCCCAGCCCACGTCGCTCGGCGCGGCAGCGGAGAGGCGGCGCCTTCGGTCACGCCGTGCCCGGCTGGCCGGGGCACTCGCATCGGCCGCGGCCTTCCTCCTCGTCGGCGGCATCGTCGGATACGCCGTCATTCCCCATGAACCGTTGTCGACTGGCGTCTCGCTGCAGGCGATGGCAGCCGGCGAACGAGAGGGCGTCAGCGCGTCACTCGCGCTGTCGGAGGAACCGTGGGGAACCCGGCTCGATTGGCAGTGCGAATACACCAAGGCGTGGGCGGCGAACGTCAAGAGCTATGACCTCGTCGTCATGACGAAGGATGGTTCGGAGTCGACGGTCGCGTCCTGGCGACCCTCCGGTGACGAGGCGACGAACTTGGCGGCAGCGACCGTGATTCCGACGTCGGACATCCGCAGCGTCGTCATTCGCGAGGCCGGCACCGCCACTCCGCTGGCCGTCACCACCCTGACCTAGAGGTCCCTTCGGCTCAGGTCGAGTCGAATGCTGTTCGGACACAGTACGGCTGCGTAGCGTCGCCTCATCGTGACCACCTCCGTCGATGCATCCACCGTGACCACGGTCGCCACGCGCGCCCCGGGCCGGCCGCGGCGCCAACGCAAGTGGGCGCTCGTCCGACTCGCGTCGCCGATCGTCCTGCTCGCGCTGTGGCAGTTGGCCAGCGCGCTGGGGATCCTGCCGCAGGACGTCCTGCCCGCACCGTCGCTCATCGCCGAGGCAGGCGTCGAGGTGATCGAGAACGGTCAGCTCGCCGACGCCTTGGGCGTATCCGGCCTGCGGGTGCTCGAAGGGCTGTTGCTCGGGGGCGTCGTCGGCGTGGCACTCGGCACGGCCGTCGGCTTGTCGCGGTGGGTGGAGGCCACCGTCGACCCACCGATGCAGATGGTCCGCGCCCTGCCGCACCTCGGCTTGATCCCGCTGTTCATCCTGTGGTTCGGGATCGGGGAACTCCCCAAGGTGCTCCTGGTCGCCCTCGGCGTCAGCTTCCCGCTCTACCTGAACACGTTCTCGGCGATCCGGCAGGTCGATCCAAAGCTGTTCGAGACCGCCCGGATACTGGGATTCTCGTTCTGGCAGCGGTTCCGGAACATCATCGTGCCGAGCGCCGCGCCGCAGGTGCTCGTCGGCTTCCGGCAGTCGCTCGCCATCGCCTGGCTGACGTTGATCGTCGCCGAACAGATCAACGCCGACAAGGGAATCGGGTTCCTGATCAACAACGCTCGCGACTTCCTGCGCATCGACGTCATCATCTTCGGCCTGGTGGTCTACGCCCTCCTCGGCATCGGCACCGATGCCATCGTCCGCGCTCTCGAGCGCCGAGCCTCGAGGTACCGCTCGTGACATTGACATCCGAACGTCGCACCGAGACCGCGGGCGAACTCCGCCACGTCGACATGTGGTACGGCGACCACCACGTGCTGCGGGACGTCTCCGTCCGGGTCGGTGAGGGCGAGATCGTGGCCTTGATCGGCCGCAGCGGGTCGGGCAAGTCGACCGTGCTGCGCGTGCTCTCCGGCCTCGTCGGTGATCACACCGGCGACCGGACGGTGCTCGGCGCGCCGGCGCTGGCGTTCCAGGAGCCCCGACTGTTCCCATGGCGCGACGTGCGCACGAACGTCGCCTACGGGCTCACCCGCAGCAGGCTCACGACGGCCGAATCCGCCGCGCGGGCGGACCGGGCACTCCACGACGTCGGCCTCGCCGACCGGGCCGGAGCGTGGCCGCTCACGCTCTCGGGTGGTCAGGCGCAACGGGTTTCGCTCGCCAGGGCGCTCGTCGCCGAGCCCCGGCTGCTGCTGCTCGACGAGCCGTTCGGCGCCCTGGACGCACTGACCCGGTTGAGCATGCGAGCACTGCTGCTCGACCTGTGGCGCGAGCACGGGTTCGGCGTTCTGCTGGTCACCCACGACGTCGACGAGGCCGTCGCGCTCGCCGACCGCGTACTCGTCCTCGAGGACGGCCGCGTCGCGCACGAGCTGGCGATCGCCGATGCGCGCCGCCCCGCCTCCGACCCGTCCGCCGACACCCAGCGCCACCGGGCAGAACTGCTCGACGTGCTCGGCGTCCGCATCTGACCGTCACCCGTCATTCACGACTCGAAGACGAAGGGAATCCCGTGCCATATCAGTACGCACGCACACGTTGGGTGGCGCTGCGCCTCGCGGCCGCGCTGGCCGTGGTGGGCCTCGTCGCGGGATGCGTGTCCCGCGAGGAGAACTCGGCGGCACAGGAGGCGCCGGCCGACGTCGCACTGAGCGAATTGACCGACGTCACCCTGCAGATCAGGGATCAGAAGGGCGGCACGGAGGCGCTCCTGAGTGCCGCCAACGCCCTCGACGGTCTCCCGTACCAGGTCGCGTTCTCGACGTTCACCTCCGGTCCGCCACAGATCGAGGCCGCCACCGCGGGCAAGATCGACTTCGCCATCACGGGCAACACCCCGCCGATCTTCGGCGCGGCGTCCAACGCCAAGGTCAAGGTGGTGTCGGCCTACGACGGAGGCGGATTCGGCGACCAGATCCTGGTGCACGCCGACTCACCGATCCAGTCGGTGGGGGAGCTGCGCGGCAAGAGCATCGCCGTCGCGAAGGGCAGTTCCGCGCACGGGCACACGCTGGTGCAACTCGACCGGGCCGGCCTCGGCCCGTCCGACGTCAAGCTGGTGTTCCTGCAGCCCGCCGACGCCCTGACCGCGTTCACCCAGCGCCGCGTCGACGTGTGGGCGGTGTGGGACCCCTACACCGCGCAAGCCGAGACCGACCTCGACGTGCGGAGCATCGCCCACGCAACCGGCGTCACCAACGGCGCGGGGTTCGGCGTGGCGTCGGCCGCAGCACTGGCCGACCCCAAGCGCAACACCGCGCTGAGCGACCTGCTGGTGCGCTACGCGAAGGCAATTCGATGGGCGCACGACAACCCCGACGAGTGGGCCAAGAGCTACGGCGAGTCGGTGGGGCTCGATCCCGAGGTCGCCGCTCTCGCGCAAGGCCGCAGCCTCCGGCTGCCCACCGCGCTGTCGGACGGCCTGATCGGTAGCGAACAGGAACTCGCCGACCTGTTCGCGAAGTCCGGGCAGATCGCCTCGGCGCCCGACTTCGCCCGCTGGGTCGACCGGCGGTACGACGCCGCGCTCGCGCCCCTATATTTCGACCGCGGATAGGAGGGTGGCGGTGTCTGCGGCTCCGGCCCAATCGCCGACTTCGTCGGCTAGGTTCTTCTGGTTCCTCCCCACCAGCGGTGACAGCCGCTCGATCGTCGGCTCCTCGCACGCGTCGTCACAACAGGTCGTGCCGGACGGGTATCGCGCACCCACCCGCCGGTACCTCGCCGAGATCGCCCGCGCCGCAGACCGGCTCGGCTTCGAGGGCGTGCTCACGCCCACCGGGACCTGGTGCGAGGACGCGTGGCTGACGGCCTCGGCGCTGCTTGCCGAGACCGAACGGCTGAAGTTCCTCGTCGCATTTCGTCCTGGTCTGGTGCCGCCCACCCTGGCCGCCCAACAGGCCGCGACCCTGCAGCGCTTCTCCGAGGGCAGGGTGCTGCTCAACATCGTCAGCGGCGGGGACGATGTGGAGCAACGCCGCTTCGGCGATTGGCTCGGTCACGACGAGCGCTACGCCCGCACGGGCGAGTTCCTGCACATCGTGAACTCGGTCTGGCGCCAGGACTCGCTGGACTTCGAGGGCACGCACTACACGGTGAAGGACGCGAGGGTGTCCGCACCGCCGGACCCGCTGCCGCAGATCTATTTCGGAGGCTCGTCGCCCGCGGCGCTACCGATCGCCGCGCAGTACGTCGACGTCTATCTCACCTGGGGCGAGCCGCCCGAGGCCGCGGCCGCCAAGAT from Mycolicibacterium arabiense includes the following:
- a CDS encoding ABC transporter permease, translated to MTTVATRAPGRPRRQRKWALVRLASPIVLLALWQLASALGILPQDVLPAPSLIAEAGVEVIENGQLADALGVSGLRVLEGLLLGGVVGVALGTAVGLSRWVEATVDPPMQMVRALPHLGLIPLFILWFGIGELPKVLLVALGVSFPLYLNTFSAIRQVDPKLFETARILGFSFWQRFRNIIVPSAAPQVLVGFRQSLAIAWLTLIVAEQINADKGIGFLINNARDFLRIDVIIFGLVVYALLGIGTDAIVRALERRASRYRS
- a CDS encoding ABC transporter ATP-binding protein; translation: MTLTSERRTETAGELRHVDMWYGDHHVLRDVSVRVGEGEIVALIGRSGSGKSTVLRVLSGLVGDHTGDRTVLGAPALAFQEPRLFPWRDVRTNVAYGLTRSRLTTAESAARADRALHDVGLADRAGAWPLTLSGGQAQRVSLARALVAEPRLLLLDEPFGALDALTRLSMRALLLDLWREHGFGVLLVTHDVDEAVALADRVLVLEDGRVAHELAIADARRPASDPSADTQRHRAELLDVLGVRI
- a CDS encoding sigma-70 family RNA polymerase sigma factor is translated as MNDSAGAELMRGIHDAHGPALNRYVLRLTRGDRGFAEDVVQESLLRLWQNENVLTTYSEESTRAWLHTVARNLVIDDRRSSRFKREMQTETMPEQTSPDMFGPAVDKWVVSEALRSLSPEHRAVLVRVHYLGQTAVEIGRLEGIPPGTVKSRLHYALRALRAALEERGVVQ
- a CDS encoding ABC transporter substrate-binding protein — translated: MALRLAAALAVVGLVAGCVSREENSAAQEAPADVALSELTDVTLQIRDQKGGTEALLSAANALDGLPYQVAFSTFTSGPPQIEAATAGKIDFAITGNTPPIFGAASNAKVKVVSAYDGGGFGDQILVHADSPIQSVGELRGKSIAVAKGSSAHGHTLVQLDRAGLGPSDVKLVFLQPADALTAFTQRRVDVWAVWDPYTAQAETDLDVRSIAHATGVTNGAGFGVASAAALADPKRNTALSDLLVRYAKAIRWAHDNPDEWAKSYGESVGLDPEVAALAQGRSLRLPTALSDGLIGSEQELADLFAKSGQIASAPDFARWVDRRYDAALAPLYFDRG
- a CDS encoding LLM class flavin-dependent oxidoreductase, with protein sequence MSAAPAQSPTSSARFFWFLPTSGDSRSIVGSSHASSQQVVPDGYRAPTRRYLAEIARAADRLGFEGVLTPTGTWCEDAWLTASALLAETERLKFLVAFRPGLVPPTLAAQQAATLQRFSEGRVLLNIVSGGDDVEQRRFGDWLGHDERYARTGEFLHIVNSVWRQDSLDFEGTHYTVKDARVSAPPDPLPQIYFGGSSPAALPIAAQYVDVYLTWGEPPEAAAAKIARVRELAAARGRTVRFGIRLHTISRDTSEAAWAVANGLVAELSPEQIAKATALHAKSESEGQRRMTALHGGRVDDLEIYPNLWAGVGLVRGGAGTALVGSHQEVANLIHEYHSVGFDEFILSGYPHLEEAYWFAEGVLPLLRHEGAA